GGAACGAGAGCGGAGAGTCACCGGTCTCTGCAGTAAGTTAGGGCGTGAACGCCGTTTTCGCAGGTCATGGGAGACAGAATTACGGGTGCTGGCATGAGAACGTTAACGAAACTGAACCCGAGGCAGTATATTTTTGCCTTTCGCGGTTTCCGGGGGATGTCCGCCGTTGCGGTTCTCACGCTCTTGGTCCTGCTTCCGGGTCTTCTTCTGGGAGCGGGAACGATCCGGGGGAAAGTGTACGACAAGGACAGCAAGGACGGTCTTCCGGCCGCCAATGTCTACATCCAGGGTACTACGATTGGGGCCGCATCGGACCTGAACGGGAACTACGTGATCCACAACGTTCCTCCCGGTAGGTACACGCTGGTCGCCTCCTATATCGGGTATGCGTCCATGACTGTCGAGGTCCTGGTGATCGAGGGAAGGACGGTGAGCCAGGACTTCGCGTTGAGCCCTATCGTGTTGCGCGGTCAGGAGGTTGTGGTTCGGGCTCAGGCGCAGGGTCAAATTCAAGCAATTAGCCAACAGCTGGCGGCTGACAAGATCGCTAATGTCGTCTCCGAGGCAAGGATCCAGGAGCTTCCGGACTTCAATGCGGCGCAGGCCATCAGCCGCCTGCCGGGGGTGTCGACGCTTCACAGCTCCGGCGAAGCCAACAAGGTGGTCATCCGTGGGTTAGCTCCCCAGTACAACGCCGTCACCCTGGAGGGTGTGCGGTTGGCATCGACCGGAAGCACCCAGATCGGAGTGGTCTCGCAGCCGGGGGTCACAGGCGGGACGCTGAACACGGACCGGAGTGTCGACATTTCCATGATCTCCCCCTACATGATCAAAACGATCGCGGTCTACAAATCGCTGACCCCTGATATGAACGCCAACACGATCGGTGGTACGGTGAACATGGAGCTGCGGGAGGCACCCCCGGAGCTCCGCTACGATCTCCTGTGGCAGTCCGGCTACACGAAAAAGAGCAAGGAGTACGGCAACTACCGGGCGGTGGCGTCGGCCAGCAAGCGCTTCTTTGGCAACCGGCTCGGGGTGTACTTGCTGGGGAACGCGGAAAAGTACGACCGTAATGCGGACAATATGAATGCTGCCTACGCTATTGCCAGCAGCAAGATCGACACGACCACGGGCTACCGCCCGGTGCGAGTCAACAGCGTCACGCTGAACCGCCACATCGAGACGCGCCGGCGCTACGGAATCAATGCGGTCCTCGACTACCGACTGCCCTCCGGCGCCATTAAGTCCGTGAACATGTTCGCCCGCCTGAGGTCAGACTTTGACGATCACCGGACCGTGCTAAACTACCTCGACCGCCGTCTCGACTTCTCCTATCGCGGGGGTACGAATACGATCGACATGGCTGTGAATTCGCTGGATCTCACGTACGAGTTCCCTTGGCTGGCCGGCCTATCGGCGCAGCTGAAGTTCGCCAACAGCTACTCCAAGAACAACCTGCCCGACTCGCCTTACCTGATCTTCCGGCAGACCGGCGGGACGGGAGGCGAGGTTCCCATCAATACCCTGCCCGAGAGCCTCAAGACGAGGGTGGAGTACTACGGTCCTGATCTCACCTACATGACCGACGTCTTCATGTTCTCCACCCTCTACAAAGAGACCGCGCAAGATTTCTATGCCAATTTCCGGCTGCCGTACAATCTCTTCTCCATCGTGCGCGGCTATGTGAAGTTTGGCGGGCAGTATCGACGCTCCGATCACATCAACGACCAGAACACGCCGTACACCACGATGATCCGCGGGAGCCAGATCTCGAACGCGATGATCGACACCCTGGTCAGCCGCTTTAACGTCAACTACGATCCGCAGGCCGGGCGATTCCCCGCACGAGCTTTCCTAGGCGACCCGGACCTAATGGGCCCCTTCCTCGATAATCGGTTTGGTCAGTTCTACTTCGCTTGTGATCCCCGCATCCCGGTGGCAATGATGCAGTACCTGCGGCGCGACACGAACTTCGTGAACAAGTCGACGGGCACCAATGCCGGCGGCTGGTTCGAGGGCCTGTTCCAGAAGATCGCCAATGACTACCAGTACACGGAGAATTACTCGGCTGGCTATCTCATGGCCGAATTGAACTGGTGGAGGCTAACAGCCGTCGGGGGTGTCCGGTACGAGAAGGTGACTTCTACCTATACGGCCTACAACATGCGGGACGCCCGAAGCCCCATGGACCAAGAGGCCTACTGCGATACTGTGACAGCGCACCCGGGAAATGAATTCTGGCTCCCCATGGGCCAGGTGCGGCTACGCATTACACCGTGGATGGATGTCCGTTACGCCTATACCCAGAGCCTTGCCCGTCCCGATTACCACCAGCTGTCGCCGAAGTTCACGATCAGCTACGACGGTGGCGCGGTCTGGGCCGGCAACCCGAAGTTGAAGACGGCCAAGGCAACGAACCACGACGTTCTCGTCACGTTTCACGGCAGCAAGCTTGGCCTTTTCTCGGTCGGCGGATTCCACAAGAAGGTCGACAATTTCACCTACTACACGTCCTATAAGCTTCACAAGACCGCACCTGCGGGGCTGGACTCAATCGGTACCTATCGCATTCGGTTCCCGGGCGGAGGCGTTTCCGAGCCCAAGGACGGCGCGTGGCTTTTCACGTATGTCAACGGTCGTTCTCCGGCCTACGTCAAGGGGATCGAGGTCGACTTCCAGACAAACTTCTGGTACCTCCCCGGCCCGCTGGCGGGATTGGTACTGGGCTTCAACTACGCGCACATGACCTCCGAAGCGATCTATCCGTTGCGGGACGATGTAACGATCCCGAACCCGAAGTGGCGTCCTGGGTCCCGCGAACCACGGTACATCGTCATGGCCACAGATAGCACGCGGAAGGGTCGTCTCATTTACCAGCCCAACGATGTGGCCAACGCGTACATCGGCTACGACCACCCGTCGGGCTTCTCAATTCGCCTGTCGTTTGTGTTCCAGGGGAACTCGGTGAGCTACGTAGGCGCCTTCCCTGAGCAGGATGGTTTCAGCAAGGACTATTTCCGCGTCGACCTTTCGATGCGGCAGAAGCTTCCGTGGCGGGGGATGGAGCTGTTCTTCGATGCGGTGAACTTGAACGATCGCTCGAATGAATCTGCCCAGAAGTCGATAAAGGGATTCACGAGTATTCAGAATTACGGACTCGTCGCCAACCTCGGGATCCGGTACCGACTATAGCGTGGGGGGAGGTTCTTTGCGTGAGCAAACAGGCGGTGGGAACCCAACCTGCGCGGAGGAAAGGCCATGAAAAAATGGCTACTGGTGTGGCTCGTGATCTTTGGTCTCACCGGAGTGGGTTCGGCTCAGCAGAAGGACACGGTGTATGTACCCAGCGATCTGACAGGGGAGGGGAATCTAAACGTCGCGGTGCAGCAGAAGATCGATGAGGGGAAGCTCTCCCAGACCGTATTCAAACTGGAAAGGCTGGGCTACTACATCCTCACAGGAACCATCACCGTGCCCCAAGGCCAGCACTTGGAAATTGTGGCCCCGCCCGTGGGGCGCGTTCAGGAAGAGGCTCCACCCCAGATTGTGTGGACCTCGAGTGGTGGGGTGGCAACGAATTTCATGTTCGACTGTTTCGGCGACCTTACGATGAAGAATGTCTGGCTTCGCTATGCGAACACGGCCGGCAATCAAGTGGGCACAACGATCCAGTTTGAGGATGATCCGGTAGCAAACGAAAGCGGTAAGGGCGAGGTAGGTGTTTTTGAGAACGTGGTCTTTGAATACTCTTCGTGCCCACCCAATGCTGGGGGAGCGGTCACGGTAACGGCAAAGCACTTCAAGGGTACTTTCCGCAATTGCTACTTCCGCAACTGCATTGATACCCACCTCCGCTATTACGGCCGTGCCCTCTCATTCCCCTACGCAACAACGGGATGGCATAACGACTACGTGTTCTTCGAGAACTGCACGTTCGCCAATATGGGGTACGTTTACATGCAGGAGGGCGGCGAGTACGGGGACGAGGTCTACTTCAACCACTGTACCTTCATGAACGTGGTCATGTTCACGCTGGAGTCGGGATGGTGGTATAAGATGTTCGTGACCAATTCGCTCTTCGTGAACACCTACATGTTCGGCTACATCCCGGCCCAGCTTGGTGCGGGTGGTGTCCCGTTCGGCGGGACGATCGCTATTTCCAAGGTCCAGGACTTCGGGTTTGAGGTTCCTTTCACCGAAGAGGACCGGCGAATCCTGTTCGCAAACAATGCCTATTATCTGGAGAGCTGGCTCCTGGACTGGATGGCCAACAACCCCTACAGCAAGGAGAAAAAGAGAAATCGCGAGCCTGACCTGATCCCGCAGCCCATGCCCATGCTGAACGATTCCACGATCGCGATGTTTAACCGCTATCCGAACATGGACGCGGCTAACCTCTACAACGGATTGAATCCTCGTATTCTTGTGCCGCCGAGCGACATACCTGCGATAAAGCGCTTCCTCTACTATAAGTGGACAACCAATGCCGATACGAACTGGGCCTTCCAGCCGGATGCCGGCTATTATCAGCAGTGGCCCTTGCCAGAGAATCTCGCCTATCAGAATGACACTCTGAAGACCGCGGCTATGGGCGGATTCCCGCTCGGCGATCTTTACCACTGGTGGCCGGAAGAGTACGCGAGGTGGGAGGCCCAGAAGGAACACGAGTACAATCGCATTTTCAAGTGGCTCGAGACTGGATCGGACCCGGGTGCCGGCGTAGCCGAGCTGGTGCGTGAGACCCTCCCCAAAACCCACACTTTGTCGCAGAACTATCCGAATCCCTTCAATCCCACGACGCGCATTGAGTTCTCGCTGCCGAAAGCTGCGCACGTGACCCTCAAGGTGTACAATCTCCTCGGCCAGGAGGTCGCCACGCTGGTCAATGGCTACCGCCAGGCCGGCCAGCATTGGGTGACGTTCGATGGCTCCGACCTTCCGGGAGGGGTGTACGTGTATCGGCTGGAGTACGATGGCAAGTCGGTCACAAGGAAACTCGTTCTCCTCAAGTGATGCCGCGCATGCCCTGAATTAGGGGGAGAAGTTTAACTCTGGCAGATCACGGAGAGTGCACGAACCCAAGCAGGGAGGGCGTGAACATGAAGACGTGGCGCAAGGCAGCTGTGGCGGCAGCGGTCGCCGTGCTGGTGGGGGTCTCGTTGGCAGTGGCGCAGACGCCCGTAAGCCAGTGGGGCTTCATCGGTAATAAGGGACCCACGCGCACGGCCGGCTGGCGGTTTGTGCCGGGTGCCGTCCCCGGTGATGCGGGGGTAGCTGGGGACCAGGCGTTGGCGGCGAATCAGTGGGCGGCGATACGGGGTGGATTTGACGACACGGTACGTGCGACGGTGGATGAGGCGATACGGGTGACGGGGAAGATAGAGTTTGTGGGGGGAGATCCGAAGTGGTGGAGTGCGTTGCGGTGGGGTTTGTTTTATCATGATAGTGCGGGGGTGTTGGTGAATGTGGATACGGATTCGGCGTACTGGACGGGGTATGAGAAGTACGCGTATGGGTATTTGTTTGTGCCGCACAATGGGGTGGTAGATCGTCCGACGTGGGCGGTTGGTGGTGGGGGTGATGTGGGGGTAGCGCGTGGGGGAGCGTGGTTGAGCACGTATGGGGTGAGTCATTTGTCGATGGGATTTGTGGATCAGCGGCCGCGGCGTGCGGAGATGACGGAGGGGGTGTATCGTTGGGCGGTGTCGGTGCGGCCGTTGGATGAGAAGCGGAACGAGGTACGGTTTTACTTGGTGAAGGAGGATAATAGTTACTGGTGGGCTGGGGTACGGATTGACACGACGCGGATTACGACGGTGTTTAATGGGGTGTGTTTTGCGATCAATGGGGGTCAGGGGGGTAGTGAGTCGAGTGTACGGGGGATGTATGTGAGGGAGGTGTATGTGGATCGGGGGGCGCCGATTGAGATACCGGAGGCGCCGTTTGTGCCGTTTTATGTGGGTCAGTGGGGTTTCATTGGCAACAAGGGGCCGACGCGGACGGCGGGTTGGAAGTTTATACCTGGGGAGTATACGGGGGATGCGGGTGTAGGAGGGGATACGGCGCCGGTAGGGGGTCAGTGGGCGGCGATTCGTGGGGGTTTTGAGGAGGAGGTGACGGCGACGTCGGAGAAGGCGATCCGGGTGACGGGGAAGTTGGAGTTTGTGGGGGCGGATCCGAAGTGGTGGGGTGCGTTGCGGTTTGGGTTGTTCTATCATGATAGTGCGGGGGTGTTGGTGAATGTGGATACGGATTCGGCGTATTGGACGGGGTACGAGAAGTATGCGTATGGGTATTTGTTCCATCCGAAGAGTGGGGTGTTGGAGAGTCCGAACTGGGCGGCCGGAGGTGGTGGTGATTTGGGAGTGGCGCGCGGTGGAGCCTGGTTGAGCACGTATGGGGTGAGCCATCTTTCGATGGGTTTTGTGCCGCAGGCGCCGCCGCGGGCGGAGATGACCGCTGGGGTGTACAATTGGGGCATTTCGGTGCGCCCGTTGGACGGGAAGCGGAACGAGGTCCGGTTCTACTTGGTGAAGGAGGACAACAGTTACTGGTGGGCTGGGGTACGGATTGACACGACGCAGATTACGACGAAGTTTAATGGGGTATGTTTTGCGACGATTGGACCGGGCAGTGGGTACGAGGGGTACCGCGGGATGTACGTGCGGGAGGTGTACGTTGACCGCGGTGACCCGATCCAGATCCCGCCCAAGCCCTTCAGCCCGTTCTACGTCGGCGAGTGGGGCTTCTTGGGCGGAAGGACCGGCGGCTGGAAGATCACCTTGGGTGAGTACGAGGGCAACGTAAGCATCGGCGGCACGGGAGGTCCGGCCGGTTGGTCTGCCATCCGGGGCGCCTTCAAAGACGCGGTCACGCTGTCGGCCGACAAGGCACTCCTGATCACGGGGAGGATGGAGCTGGTCGGAGGCGGGTTTGAAGCGCCTAACTCTCTGCGGATGGGCGTGTTCTACACCGATAGCGCCGGTGTTCTCCTGTATCCGGAAAGCGACTCGGCTCGGTGGTCCGGTGTGGAGGGTCACCACACGGGCTACCTGTTCATCCCGCGGAGCGGATGGAACGATCCGGCTCTCTGGACCGGCGGCGTGCCTGGCACGGTGGGTGCTGTAGTGGACTGGGCATGGCTTGATCCGCAAGGCCCCGCCAACCGCGCACTCACCGCTCGCGGGCAGTTCCGCGGAGGTGCCCACGCAAGCGCCGGAACCTACGACTTCAAGATCTCGATTCAGAAGACCTCAGACGCCAAGACGGAAATCCGCTACTGGATCTTCAAAGAAGGCTACCACTTCGCGGGAATCGTCATCGACAACCAGCCGCCGACGGACGTGTTCAACTCAATCAACTTCGCGCTCGGCAACACGAACGCGAACCGGCTGAACCTGGTAGACGTCTACGTCGACATGGGTTCGCCGATCGAAATCCCGGACTCGATCCTGACGGCCGTTTCGATCAACGTGGCGGACAAGGTGGTTCCGACCAGCTACGTGCTGGGTCAGAACTACCCGAACCCGTTCAATCCGACCACGACGATTGTTTTCGGACTGCCGAAGGACAGTGAGGTGACCCTGGAAGTGTTCGACGCACTCGGCCGCTGCGTGGCGGTTCTGGCCAAGGGACGCTTCCAGGCTGGGTTCCATACGGTGACCTTCGACGCCAAGGATCTGCCGTCCGGGGTGTACCTGTACCGGCTGCAGGCGGGCGACTTCACCAGCGTGAAGAAGCTCATGCTGACGAAGTGATCGCCCCGGTCCTGCTGTAGCCCTCTGAGAAATGGCAGCCTGTCTACTCTGTAGGCAGGCTGCTTTTTTGAAGGGGGTAGGGCCAGAAAGGAGTGGGAAAATGGGCGTGGTACGGATCGACAAAGCGATGAGGTGTGCGGTTGCAGTAGTGGCCGCTCTCGCGACACGCGTACCCCTGCTACAAGGGCAGGCCGACACCATCCAGACCAATGTACCGGCGCTCAAAGATGTGTTCGCCAAGGACTTCTACATCGGGTGCTTGCTCTCCTACCGCCATATCGGATTCCCGGATGACCCCTACGTCCCGGGGCAGTCGCCTGTTGTGGCACCGAACGGCGGATATCTGATCAAGTACCATATGAACAGCATGTCTCCGGGCAACAACATGAAGCCCCAGTACACCGTGGATATTGCGGCCAGTGCCGCTGCCTATGCCAATGCCCGGACCCAGGCGGAGCGGGACTCCATCGATGTCCATCCGATCGTCCGGTTCAATGGCGACCTCATCGCGCAGTTGAACTGGGCTAAACGGCAAGGTTTCACATTCCGGGGCCACGTCTTGGTCTGGCACAACCAGACGCCGGCTGCCTTTTTCCGGTCGGGCTACACGGACAATGGGCCCCGACTCAGCAAGGAAAAGATGACCCAGAGGATGGAGAATTACATCAAGGAGGTCATTCGACTTCTGCACGAGGGATGGCCGGGGCTTCTTTCAGCCATGGATGTGGTGAACGAGGCCGTGCTAGACAACGGGGCGGACAGGACCGACAGCGAGTGGTACCGCACGTTCGGGGACAATAGCTACATCCTGAAAGCGTTCGAGTTCACTCGCAAGTACTGCAACCTCTACGGCGAGACGCAGATCAAGCTCTACTACAACGATTACAACACCCACCTGCCGGCCAAGGCGGATGGCATCGTCCGGGTGTGCCGGCCGATCTTTGAGGCCGGATACTTGGACGGCATCGGAATGCAGGAGCACGACGGACTCACGTATCCCACCGCAGAGCAGTGGATCGCCAGCTACGAGAAGTTCTACCCAATCTGCCACGAAATGGCCGTGACGGAACTGGACGTGGCGACCGGCTACGCCAGTCCCCCGCCGGAAATCCTCGCGAAGCAGGCGAACCAATACGCCCAGCTCTTCAAGTGTTTCGTGGAGCGAAGCTATTTCTCGGGCCGGGGCAAGATCATCAGTGTTTCCAAGGACGGGCTCAACGATCAGTACACGTTCAAGACCAATCAATCCTCTTCACTCTGGGACGCCAGGAACCAGTGCAAACCCGCCTTCTACGCTGTGGTGGATGTGGGAATCTATTACAACAGGCTGGATTCCCTTCGAAAAGCGCTGGCCGACCTTAGGGCGGAAGACTTCACTCCGGGGTCCTGGCAACGGTTCGAAGAGGCAATGGCTGCGGCGCGTATCGCAATGGAGCGCAACTACTCAGTGGATCAATCTGCTGCCGAAGCGTTGCGCCAGGCCTGCGTGGCTCTGGAAGCCGCGGCGGAGGCGCTGGAGAAGAGGGAGAGCGCAGTGCCTTTGGCCAACAACGTCCCAAGCTCCTTCAGCCTGGACCAGAACTACCCCAATCCCTTCAACAGCAGTACCACCGTGGAGTTCGCCCTGGATGCGCCGTGTGACGTCCGGTTGCTGATTTACGATCTGCGGGGCCACTTGGTCGGAGAGGCTGCGCGAGGACGGTACGAGGCGGGTCGACACCGGGTGACGGTAGATGGGACAAGCCTGAGCTCGGGAACCTATGTCTACCGCTTGATAGCCGGCGGACGCTCAGAGACCCGGAGGTTTACTGTCGTGAGATAGATCCGAGCTAAGCCATAAACTACTGGGGCTCGCTCGGGGTACGGGGTCGCGGCGCCGCGGTCGGGGCTCAGGAGCGTGGGGTGGTGATTCGGCTGATCGGCAATGGAGGTCGCGGATGAGGTGCAGTCTGACGCACGCCGGGGACGTTCC
The candidate division KSB1 bacterium DNA segment above includes these coding regions:
- a CDS encoding T9SS type A sorting domain-containing protein; this encodes MKKWLLVWLVIFGLTGVGSAQQKDTVYVPSDLTGEGNLNVAVQQKIDEGKLSQTVFKLERLGYYILTGTITVPQGQHLEIVAPPVGRVQEEAPPQIVWTSSGGVATNFMFDCFGDLTMKNVWLRYANTAGNQVGTTIQFEDDPVANESGKGEVGVFENVVFEYSSCPPNAGGAVTVTAKHFKGTFRNCYFRNCIDTHLRYYGRALSFPYATTGWHNDYVFFENCTFANMGYVYMQEGGEYGDEVYFNHCTFMNVVMFTLESGWWYKMFVTNSLFVNTYMFGYIPAQLGAGGVPFGGTIAISKVQDFGFEVPFTEEDRRILFANNAYYLESWLLDWMANNPYSKEKKRNREPDLIPQPMPMLNDSTIAMFNRYPNMDAANLYNGLNPRILVPPSDIPAIKRFLYYKWTTNADTNWAFQPDAGYYQQWPLPENLAYQNDTLKTAAMGGFPLGDLYHWWPEEYARWEAQKEHEYNRIFKWLETGSDPGAGVAELVRETLPKTHTLSQNYPNPFNPTTRIEFSLPKAAHVTLKVYNLLGQEVATLVNGYRQAGQHWVTFDGSDLPGGVYVYRLEYDGKSVTRKLVLLK
- a CDS encoding TonB-dependent receptor, which encodes MRTLTKLNPRQYIFAFRGFRGMSAVAVLTLLVLLPGLLLGAGTIRGKVYDKDSKDGLPAANVYIQGTTIGAASDLNGNYVIHNVPPGRYTLVASYIGYASMTVEVLVIEGRTVSQDFALSPIVLRGQEVVVRAQAQGQIQAISQQLAADKIANVVSEARIQELPDFNAAQAISRLPGVSTLHSSGEANKVVIRGLAPQYNAVTLEGVRLASTGSTQIGVVSQPGVTGGTLNTDRSVDISMISPYMIKTIAVYKSLTPDMNANTIGGTVNMELREAPPELRYDLLWQSGYTKKSKEYGNYRAVASASKRFFGNRLGVYLLGNAEKYDRNADNMNAAYAIASSKIDTTTGYRPVRVNSVTLNRHIETRRRYGINAVLDYRLPSGAIKSVNMFARLRSDFDDHRTVLNYLDRRLDFSYRGGTNTIDMAVNSLDLTYEFPWLAGLSAQLKFANSYSKNNLPDSPYLIFRQTGGTGGEVPINTLPESLKTRVEYYGPDLTYMTDVFMFSTLYKETAQDFYANFRLPYNLFSIVRGYVKFGGQYRRSDHINDQNTPYTTMIRGSQISNAMIDTLVSRFNVNYDPQAGRFPARAFLGDPDLMGPFLDNRFGQFYFACDPRIPVAMMQYLRRDTNFVNKSTGTNAGGWFEGLFQKIANDYQYTENYSAGYLMAELNWWRLTAVGGVRYEKVTSTYTAYNMRDARSPMDQEAYCDTVTAHPGNEFWLPMGQVRLRITPWMDVRYAYTQSLARPDYHQLSPKFTISYDGGAVWAGNPKLKTAKATNHDVLVTFHGSKLGLFSVGGFHKKVDNFTYYTSYKLHKTAPAGLDSIGTYRIRFPGGGVSEPKDGAWLFTYVNGRSPAYVKGIEVDFQTNFWYLPGPLAGLVLGFNYAHMTSEAIYPLRDDVTIPNPKWRPGSREPRYIVMATDSTRKGRLIYQPNDVANAYIGYDHPSGFSIRLSFVFQGNSVSYVGAFPEQDGFSKDYFRVDLSMRQKLPWRGMELFFDAVNLNDRSNESAQKSIKGFTSIQNYGLVANLGIRYRL
- a CDS encoding T9SS type A sorting domain-containing protein is translated as MKTWRKAAVAAAVAVLVGVSLAVAQTPVSQWGFIGNKGPTRTAGWRFVPGAVPGDAGVAGDQALAANQWAAIRGGFDDTVRATVDEAIRVTGKIEFVGGDPKWWSALRWGLFYHDSAGVLVNVDTDSAYWTGYEKYAYGYLFVPHNGVVDRPTWAVGGGGDVGVARGGAWLSTYGVSHLSMGFVDQRPRRAEMTEGVYRWAVSVRPLDEKRNEVRFYLVKEDNSYWWAGVRIDTTRITTVFNGVCFAINGGQGGSESSVRGMYVREVYVDRGAPIEIPEAPFVPFYVGQWGFIGNKGPTRTAGWKFIPGEYTGDAGVGGDTAPVGGQWAAIRGGFEEEVTATSEKAIRVTGKLEFVGADPKWWGALRFGLFYHDSAGVLVNVDTDSAYWTGYEKYAYGYLFHPKSGVLESPNWAAGGGGDLGVARGGAWLSTYGVSHLSMGFVPQAPPRAEMTAGVYNWGISVRPLDGKRNEVRFYLVKEDNSYWWAGVRIDTTQITTKFNGVCFATIGPGSGYEGYRGMYVREVYVDRGDPIQIPPKPFSPFYVGEWGFLGGRTGGWKITLGEYEGNVSIGGTGGPAGWSAIRGAFKDAVTLSADKALLITGRMELVGGGFEAPNSLRMGVFYTDSAGVLLYPESDSARWSGVEGHHTGYLFIPRSGWNDPALWTGGVPGTVGAVVDWAWLDPQGPANRALTARGQFRGGAHASAGTYDFKISIQKTSDAKTEIRYWIFKEGYHFAGIVIDNQPPTDVFNSINFALGNTNANRLNLVDVYVDMGSPIEIPDSILTAVSINVADKVVPTSYVLGQNYPNPFNPTTTIVFGLPKDSEVTLEVFDALGRCVAVLAKGRFQAGFHTVTFDAKDLPSGVYLYRLQAGDFTSVKKLMLTK
- a CDS encoding endo-1,4-beta-xylanase — its product is MGVVRIDKAMRCAVAVVAALATRVPLLQGQADTIQTNVPALKDVFAKDFYIGCLLSYRHIGFPDDPYVPGQSPVVAPNGGYLIKYHMNSMSPGNNMKPQYTVDIAASAAAYANARTQAERDSIDVHPIVRFNGDLIAQLNWAKRQGFTFRGHVLVWHNQTPAAFFRSGYTDNGPRLSKEKMTQRMENYIKEVIRLLHEGWPGLLSAMDVVNEAVLDNGADRTDSEWYRTFGDNSYILKAFEFTRKYCNLYGETQIKLYYNDYNTHLPAKADGIVRVCRPIFEAGYLDGIGMQEHDGLTYPTAEQWIASYEKFYPICHEMAVTELDVATGYASPPPEILAKQANQYAQLFKCFVERSYFSGRGKIISVSKDGLNDQYTFKTNQSSSLWDARNQCKPAFYAVVDVGIYYNRLDSLRKALADLRAEDFTPGSWQRFEEAMAAARIAMERNYSVDQSAAEALRQACVALEAAAEALEKRESAVPLANNVPSSFSLDQNYPNPFNSSTTVEFALDAPCDVRLLIYDLRGHLVGEAARGRYEAGRHRVTVDGTSLSSGTYVYRLIAGGRSETRRFTVVR